The following are encoded together in the Falsiruegeria litorea R37 genome:
- the preA gene encoding NAD-dependent dihydropyrimidine dehydrogenase subunit PreA, translated as MADLKTNFLGIESPNPFWLASAPPTDKEYNVRRAFEAGWGGVVWKTLGAEGPPVVNVNGPRYGAIWGADRRLLGLNNIELITDRPLEVNLEEITRVKKDYPDRAIIVSLMVPCEEAAWKAILPRVAETGADGIELNFGCPHGMAERGMGSAVGQVPEYIEMVTRWCKENYDKPVIVKLTPNITDVRFPARAAKAGGADAVSLINTINSIVSVDLDQMAPEPIIGDKGTHGGYCGPAVKPIAMNMVAEIARCPQTHGLPISAIGGITTWRDAAEFMALGAGNVQVCTAAMTYGFKIVEEMISGLSQWMDEKGYTSTEDFIGMAVPNVTDWQYLNLNSISKAKIDQDACIKCGRCYAACEDTSHQAIAMSEDRTFTVKDDECVACNLCVNVCPVENCISMVELQPGELDERTGETVSAEYANWTTHPNNPSAQAAE; from the coding sequence ATGGCTGATCTGAAAACAAACTTCCTAGGCATCGAAAGCCCCAACCCCTTCTGGCTGGCCTCAGCGCCGCCCACCGACAAGGAATACAACGTCCGCCGCGCGTTCGAGGCCGGATGGGGCGGTGTGGTCTGGAAAACGCTGGGGGCAGAAGGGCCGCCGGTGGTGAACGTGAACGGCCCGCGCTACGGCGCGATCTGGGGCGCGGACCGTCGGCTGCTGGGGCTCAACAACATCGAGTTGATCACCGACCGACCGTTGGAGGTCAACCTGGAAGAGATCACGCGGGTCAAGAAGGACTACCCCGACCGCGCCATCATCGTCTCGCTGATGGTGCCGTGCGAAGAAGCGGCGTGGAAAGCGATCCTCCCGCGGGTGGCCGAAACCGGAGCCGATGGCATCGAGCTCAACTTCGGCTGCCCGCACGGGATGGCCGAACGGGGTATGGGCTCGGCCGTGGGCCAGGTGCCGGAATACATCGAAATGGTCACCCGCTGGTGCAAGGAGAACTATGACAAGCCGGTGATCGTCAAGCTGACGCCCAACATCACCGACGTACGTTTCCCGGCGCGCGCAGCCAAGGCGGGCGGCGCGGACGCGGTGAGCCTGATCAACACCATCAATTCGATTGTTTCGGTGGATCTGGACCAGATGGCACCTGAGCCGATTATCGGCGACAAGGGCACCCACGGCGGATACTGCGGCCCGGCGGTCAAGCCGATTGCCATGAACATGGTGGCCGAGATTGCCCGCTGTCCGCAGACCCATGGCCTGCCGATCTCGGCCATTGGTGGCATCACCACCTGGCGCGACGCGGCTGAGTTCATGGCGCTCGGTGCCGGCAACGTGCAGGTCTGCACCGCGGCGATGACCTATGGCTTCAAGATCGTCGAAGAAATGATCTCGGGCCTGTCGCAGTGGATGGATGAAAAGGGGTACACTTCGACCGAGGATTTCATTGGCATGGCCGTGCCCAATGTCACCGACTGGCAGTATCTGAACCTGAACTCGATCTCGAAGGCCAAGATCGACCAGGACGCCTGCATCAAATGCGGTCGCTGCTATGCGGCTTGCGAAGACACCTCGCACCAGGCCATCGCCATGAGCGAAGATCGCACATTCACCGTCAAGGACGACGAATGCGTGGCCTGCAACCTGTGCGTCAACGTCTGCCCGGTTGAAAACTGTATCTCGATGGTCGAACTGCAGCCCGGCGAGTTGGACGAGCGTACCGGCGAAACCGTGAGCGCGGAATACGCCAACTGGACCACGCATCCCAATAACCCGTCGGCGCAAGCAGCCGAGTGA
- a CDS encoding TetR family transcriptional regulator C-terminal domain-containing protein has product MPKDRTPTRIQKKNRAAILEAALNVFSANGFRGATVDQIASEAGLSKPNLLYYFPSKVDMHNALLAQLMDTWLDPLREMDEDGEPLTEIMAYVRRKLQMSRDFPRESRLFANEIVQGAPRIHDALNHDLKTLVDEKTKLLERWMADGKIARVHPYHLLFSVWSLTQHYADFDVQVRAILGDEDPFDGADPFLETLYLRLLTP; this is encoded by the coding sequence ATGCCAAAGGACCGCACCCCGACACGGATCCAGAAAAAGAACCGTGCCGCGATCCTTGAAGCGGCGTTGAACGTGTTTTCGGCCAATGGATTCCGGGGTGCAACGGTCGATCAGATCGCAAGCGAGGCCGGGCTGTCCAAGCCAAATCTGCTCTATTATTTCCCCTCCAAGGTGGACATGCACAACGCGCTTTTGGCGCAGCTGATGGACACCTGGCTGGATCCGTTGCGCGAAATGGACGAAGACGGCGAGCCGCTGACCGAGATCATGGCCTATGTCCGCCGCAAACTGCAGATGAGCCGGGATTTCCCGCGCGAAAGCCGCCTGTTTGCCAACGAAATCGTGCAAGGCGCGCCCCGCATTCACGACGCGCTGAACCACGATCTGAAAACGCTGGTGGACGAGAAAACCAAGCTGCTGGAACGCTGGATGGCAGACGGGAAAATCGCCCGCGTCCACCCGTACCACCTGCTGTTTTCGGTCTGGTCGCTGACACAACACTATGCCGATTTCGACGTGCAGGTTCGCGCGATCCTGGGCGATGAAGACCCCTTCGACGGCGCCGATCCGTTCCTCGAAACGCTCTACCTGCGCCTGCTTACCCCATAA
- a CDS encoding ABC transporter substrate-binding protein, protein MKKLLSGAALAAGFAATSALAADEVKLQLQWVTQAQFAGYYVALDKGYYEEEDLDVTILPGGPDIAPPQVLAGGGADAMLNWMPSALAAREKGLPVVNIAQPFKSSGLMLTCWKDTGITGPQDFKGKTIGVWFFGNEYPFLSWMSQEGISTDGGDDGVTVLKQGFNVDPLLQRQADCISTMTYNEYGQVLDAGVSEDELVTFKYEDMGVATLEDGIYVLEDKLSDPAFKDKMTRFVRASMKGWKYAEENPGEAAGIVLDNDASGAQTEAHQVRMMGEIAKLTAGSNGALDPADFDRTVNTLLAGGSDPVITKAPEGAWTHDITDAALN, encoded by the coding sequence ATGAAAAAGCTACTGAGTGGTGCCGCACTGGCTGCCGGGTTTGCGGCGACATCGGCGCTGGCAGCTGATGAGGTCAAATTGCAGCTGCAGTGGGTGACCCAAGCCCAGTTTGCCGGGTATTATGTGGCGCTCGACAAGGGGTATTATGAAGAAGAAGACCTGGATGTGACCATCCTGCCGGGCGGTCCGGATATCGCTCCCCCGCAGGTTCTGGCCGGTGGTGGCGCCGATGCGATGCTGAACTGGATGCCCTCGGCGCTGGCGGCACGGGAAAAAGGCCTGCCGGTGGTGAACATCGCACAGCCGTTCAAGTCTTCGGGTCTGATGCTGACCTGCTGGAAGGACACCGGGATCACAGGCCCGCAGGACTTCAAGGGCAAGACCATCGGCGTTTGGTTCTTTGGCAATGAATATCCGTTCCTCAGCTGGATGAGCCAGGAAGGCATCTCCACCGATGGCGGTGATGATGGCGTGACGGTTCTGAAACAGGGCTTTAACGTCGATCCGCTGCTGCAGCGCCAGGCGGACTGTATTTCGACCATGACCTACAACGAATACGGTCAGGTGCTGGATGCAGGCGTGTCCGAGGACGAACTGGTGACCTTCAAGTATGAAGACATGGGGGTGGCGACGCTAGAGGACGGCATTTACGTGCTCGAAGACAAGCTGAGCGATCCGGCGTTCAAGGACAAGATGACCCGCTTTGTGCGCGCGTCCATGAAAGGTTGGAAATATGCCGAAGAGAACCCTGGTGAGGCGGCGGGCATCGTGCTCGACAATGACGCCAGCGGCGCTCAGACCGAGGCGCATCAGGTTCGTATGATGGGTGAGATTGCCAAGCTGACTGCAGGCAGCAACGGCGCGCTGGATCCGGCGGATTTTGACCGGACGGTGAATACCCTGTTGGCCGGCGGTTCGGATCCGGTGATCACCAAGGCGCCCGAAGGTGCCTGGACCCACGATATCACCGACGCTGCGCTGAACTAA
- the hydA gene encoding dihydropyrimidinase, producing the protein MSTVIKNGTVVTADLSYKADVLVEGGQIIEIGMGLSGDEELDATGCYVMPGGIDPHVHLEMPFMGTYSSDDFESGTRAGLAGGTTMVVDFCLPNQGESLLDAIKRWDNKSTRANCDYSFHMAVTWWGEQVFNDMKTVIEQRGINTFKHFLAYKGALMVNDDELFSSFNRLAELGGIAMVHAENGDVVAEMTAKLLAEGNTGPEGHAYSRPSQVEGEATNRAIMIADMAGVPLYVVHTSCEEAHEAIRRARMQGKRVWGEPLIQHLTLDEREYFHEDWDHAARRVMSPPFRDARHQESLWAGLQGGSLSVVATDHCAFTTEQKRYGVGDFSKIPNGTGGLEDRMPMLWTHGVETGRLTPNEFVAVTSTNIAKILNCYPKKGAVLVGADADLVVWDPNKTKTIQASTQQSSIDYNVFEGKEVKGLPRFTLTRGQVAVYDGEIRTQEGHGKFVEREANTPVNRALSSWKELTSPRPVERTGIPATGV; encoded by the coding sequence ATGAGTACAGTCATCAAGAACGGCACGGTCGTCACGGCTGACCTGTCTTACAAGGCGGATGTGTTGGTTGAGGGCGGCCAAATCATCGAGATCGGCATGGGGCTGAGCGGTGACGAGGAGCTGGACGCCACCGGATGTTACGTGATGCCGGGCGGAATTGATCCGCATGTGCATCTGGAGATGCCGTTTATGGGCACATACTCCAGCGATGATTTCGAAAGCGGTACGCGGGCTGGGCTTGCCGGTGGCACCACGATGGTGGTGGACTTCTGCCTGCCCAACCAGGGCGAAAGCCTGCTGGATGCGATCAAACGCTGGGACAACAAATCGACCCGCGCGAACTGCGACTACTCTTTCCACATGGCGGTGACCTGGTGGGGCGAGCAGGTGTTCAACGACATGAAAACCGTGATCGAACAGCGCGGCATCAACACGTTCAAGCACTTCCTGGCTTACAAGGGCGCGCTGATGGTGAACGATGACGAGCTGTTCTCGTCCTTCAACCGTCTGGCCGAACTGGGCGGCATCGCCATGGTCCACGCCGAAAACGGCGATGTGGTGGCCGAGATGACCGCCAAGCTGCTGGCCGAGGGCAACACCGGTCCCGAGGGGCACGCCTATTCCCGGCCCAGCCAGGTTGAGGGCGAGGCCACCAACCGCGCCATCATGATTGCCGATATGGCAGGCGTGCCGCTTTATGTGGTGCACACCTCGTGCGAAGAGGCGCATGAGGCGATCCGCCGGGCACGGATGCAAGGCAAGCGCGTCTGGGGTGAGCCGCTGATTCAGCACCTGACCTTGGATGAGCGCGAGTATTTCCATGAGGATTGGGACCATGCGGCCCGCCGAGTGATGAGCCCGCCGTTCCGCGATGCGCGCCACCAAGAAAGCCTGTGGGCCGGTCTGCAGGGCGGGTCGCTGTCGGTTGTAGCAACCGATCACTGCGCCTTTACCACCGAACAAAAACGCTATGGCGTGGGTGACTTTTCAAAGATCCCCAACGGCACCGGGGGCCTTGAGGACCGGATGCCGATGCTGTGGACCCATGGGGTCGAGACCGGTCGTCTGACGCCGAACGAGTTTGTCGCCGTCACCTCGACCAACATTGCCAAGATCCTGAACTGCTATCCCAAGAAGGGCGCGGTTCTGGTTGGGGCGGATGCAGATCTGGTTGTCTGGGATCCGAACAAAACAAAGACAATTCAGGCATCTACACAGCAAAGCTCAATCGACTACAACGTGTTCGAAGGCAAAGAGGTCAAGGGCTTGCCGCGCTTTACTCTGACCCGTGGACAGGTTGCCGTGTACGATGGAGAAATCCGCACCCAAGAGGGCCATGGCAAGTTTGTCGAGCGTGAGGCCAATACGCCCGTGAACCGCGCGCTCAGCAGCTGGAAAGAATTGACGTCGCCGCGTCCGGTCGAACGTACGGGCATTCCGGCGACCGGGGTGTAA
- a CDS encoding Zn-dependent hydrolase: MAAPAANMKINGERLWDSLMEMSKIGPGVAGGNNRQTLTDEDGEGRALFQSWCEAAGCSMGLDQMGNMFARREGTDPDALPVYVGSHLDTQPTGGKYDGVLGVLGGLEILRTLNDLGIKTKHPIVVTNFTNEEGTRYAPAMLSSGVFAGIHTQDWAYDREDAEGKKFGDELKRIGWRGDEEVGARKMHAFFELHIEQGPILEAEGKDIGVVTHGQGLSWTQVTIEGKDSHTGSTPMPMRKNAGLGMARVLEKVDEIAWSHAPHAVGAAGHIDVYPNSRNVIPGKVVFTVDFRSPELSVIEDMEARLRVEGQTIADDMGLSIAFEKVGGFDPVTFDEGCVTAVRNAAERLGHTHLDIISGAGHDACWINRVAPTAMVMCPCVDGLSHNEAEEISPQWAAAGADVLFHAVVETAEIVK, from the coding sequence ATGGCAGCGCCTGCCGCGAATATGAAGATCAACGGCGAACGCCTGTGGGACAGTCTGATGGAGATGTCCAAGATCGGCCCGGGCGTCGCAGGTGGCAACAATCGTCAGACCCTGACCGATGAAGACGGCGAAGGCCGCGCCCTGTTCCAAAGCTGGTGCGAGGCGGCGGGCTGTTCGATGGGCCTGGATCAGATGGGCAACATGTTTGCCCGGCGCGAAGGGACGGACCCGGATGCGCTGCCGGTCTACGTGGGCTCTCACCTGGATACGCAGCCGACGGGCGGCAAGTATGATGGCGTTTTGGGGGTGCTTGGTGGTTTGGAAATTCTGCGCACGCTTAATGACTTGGGCATCAAGACCAAACATCCCATCGTGGTGACGAACTTCACCAATGAAGAGGGGACGCGCTATGCCCCGGCGATGCTGTCGTCCGGCGTCTTTGCGGGAATTCACACGCAGGATTGGGCGTACGACCGCGAGGATGCCGAGGGCAAGAAGTTTGGCGATGAGCTCAAGCGTATTGGCTGGCGCGGTGACGAAGAGGTCGGCGCGCGCAAGATGCATGCCTTCTTTGAACTGCATATCGAACAGGGCCCGATCCTGGAGGCTGAGGGCAAGGACATTGGTGTTGTCACTCACGGTCAGGGCCTGAGTTGGACGCAAGTCACGATCGAGGGCAAGGATTCGCACACCGGATCAACGCCGATGCCGATGCGCAAGAACGCCGGGCTTGGGATGGCGCGGGTGCTGGAAAAGGTGGATGAAATCGCCTGGTCCCATGCACCGCATGCGGTTGGGGCGGCGGGCCATATCGATGTCTACCCGAACTCGCGCAACGTGATTCCGGGCAAGGTGGTGTTCACCGTCGATTTCCGCTCGCCCGAGTTGAGCGTGATCGAGGACATGGAGGCGCGCCTGAGGGTCGAGGGTCAGACGATCGCCGACGATATGGGCCTGAGCATCGCATTCGAAAAGGTGGGCGGGTTCGATCCGGTGACCTTTGACGAGGGCTGTGTCACGGCTGTGCGGAACGCGGCCGAGCGGCTGGGACATACGCATCTGGATATCATCTCGGGCGCGGGCCACGACGCCTGCTGGATCAACCGGGTCGCGCCAACCGCGATGGTCATGTGCCCCTGCGTCGATGGGCTGAGCCACAACGAGGCCGAAGAGATCAGCCCCCAATGGGCGGCTGCGGGCGCGGATGTGCTGTTCCACGCGGTGGTGGAAACCGCTGAAATCGTGAAGTGA
- a CDS encoding ABC transporter permease has product MQDFAQEFMVALELIVTGDPDLWAIVFLSLRVSVLAVVISALIGMPLGAFLAVGRFAGRRVLIVLINALMGLPPVVVGLLVYLMLSRSGPLGVLQLLYTPTAMIIAQVVLVTPIIAALTRQVVEALAAEYDEQLRSLGVSRLASVPVLLWDGRLSLMTALLAGFGRAIAEVGAVIIVGGNINHVTRVMTTTIALETSKGNLALALALGAILIALAISVTGAVSVLSLRGERQGVGHA; this is encoded by the coding sequence ATGCAGGATTTTGCGCAAGAATTCATGGTTGCTCTCGAATTGATCGTCACAGGTGATCCCGATCTGTGGGCGATCGTGTTTCTGTCGCTCAGGGTGTCAGTGCTGGCGGTGGTCATTTCCGCCTTGATCGGGATGCCATTGGGGGCTTTTCTGGCGGTTGGCCGTTTCGCCGGACGCAGGGTTCTGATCGTTCTGATCAATGCTCTGATGGGCCTTCCGCCTGTTGTTGTGGGTTTGTTGGTCTATCTCATGCTGTCGCGTTCTGGTCCCTTGGGTGTGTTGCAACTGCTTTACACGCCGACGGCCATGATTATCGCGCAGGTGGTTCTGGTGACGCCGATCATTGCCGCGTTGACGCGGCAAGTGGTCGAGGCGTTGGCCGCGGAATATGACGAACAGCTGAGGTCGCTGGGGGTGTCGCGTCTGGCGTCCGTGCCGGTTCTGCTCTGGGATGGTCGCTTGTCCCTGATGACCGCGCTGCTGGCTGGATTTGGTCGCGCTATTGCCGAGGTGGGCGCGGTGATCATTGTGGGCGGCAACATCAACCATGTGACCCGCGTGATGACCACGACGATCGCGCTTGAGACCTCTAAGGGTAACCTGGCCCTGGCGCTTGCACTTGGCGCGATCCTGATTGCCCTGGCGATCAGTGTTACGGGCGCGGTGAGTGTGCTGAGCCTGCGTGGTGAACGTCAGGGGGTGGGGCATGCGTGA
- a CDS encoding NADH:flavin oxidoreductase/NADH oxidase family protein, producing MSKMQTSPLAQTLTLPCGATLKNRIAKSAMSDSLGDGAGNPTNDQVNLYERWAEGGLALSIIGEVQGTPNFAEKPGNLILNDQSDSGLLERLAKAGATDNAQLWLQLGHAGAMADAPISTPKGPSALDLPGLTCGALSLDEIHALPAEFARSASLAKELGFGGVELHAAHGFLLSQFLSPLFNKREDAYGSSLQNRMRLLLEVIEAVREAVGPKYPVGIKLNATDQLEGGFAEDEALEVISAVDKTAIDLIDISGGTYFPGAASSSDRAGSGPYFLEFAGSARKKTDIPLMVTGGFKTRAQAESAILDGKADLIGLARALVVDPELPSFWLAGQRTEPQFPRFKNPPEGGVTAWYTMQITRNAKGETALAPDELDAAVAEYESRDEARRQIWKSRLS from the coding sequence ATGTCCAAAATGCAAACTTCACCACTTGCCCAAACGCTGACACTGCCATGCGGCGCTACGTTAAAGAACCGGATCGCGAAGTCAGCGATGTCGGACTCTCTTGGCGACGGCGCTGGCAACCCAACGAACGATCAAGTCAATCTTTACGAACGGTGGGCTGAGGGCGGTCTGGCGTTGTCCATAATCGGCGAGGTTCAAGGTACACCCAACTTTGCAGAGAAGCCCGGCAACCTCATTTTGAATGACCAATCCGACAGCGGCTTGCTTGAGCGCCTCGCAAAAGCAGGTGCAACCGACAACGCGCAGCTATGGCTCCAACTTGGACACGCGGGTGCGATGGCGGATGCCCCGATCAGCACGCCAAAAGGACCGAGCGCGCTGGACTTGCCCGGCCTGACTTGCGGCGCGTTGTCATTGGACGAGATACATGCGCTGCCAGCCGAATTTGCCCGCTCCGCCAGCCTTGCAAAGGAACTTGGATTTGGTGGCGTGGAGTTACACGCGGCGCATGGATTTCTGCTTAGTCAGTTTTTATCGCCTTTGTTCAACAAACGAGAGGACGCCTATGGTAGTTCTCTGCAAAACCGGATGCGGCTGCTTCTCGAAGTGATCGAAGCTGTTCGAGAAGCTGTAGGCCCCAAATATCCGGTGGGTATCAAATTGAATGCCACCGATCAGCTTGAAGGCGGTTTTGCCGAAGACGAGGCACTTGAGGTGATTTCAGCAGTCGACAAGACAGCAATAGACCTTATCGACATCAGCGGTGGTACATACTTCCCCGGTGCAGCATCCTCGTCTGATCGGGCAGGCTCCGGCCCCTATTTTTTAGAATTCGCAGGTAGCGCTCGCAAAAAGACCGACATACCTTTGATGGTCACTGGCGGATTCAAAACACGCGCTCAAGCCGAAAGCGCCATTCTCGATGGCAAGGCCGATCTTATTGGGTTAGCTCGCGCGCTCGTGGTTGATCCAGAACTGCCGTCCTTTTGGTTAGCCGGACAGAGGACCGAACCGCAATTTCCACGCTTCAAGAACCCGCCTGAAGGCGGTGTGACCGCATGGTACACGATGCAGATCACACGGAATGCAAAAGGTGAGACCGCTCTTGCGCCTGATGAATTGGATGCAGCGGTTGCAGAATACGAAAGTCGAGACGAAGCGAGGCGGCAAATTTGGAAATCAAGGCTTAGCTGA
- a CDS encoding ABC transporter permease has translation MMLLGLALLVWVGGWWLNARLAEGPYAGMRVVQLAVPVIFGVTILFVWELVVRGLEVPLVILPPPSMIAERFGASIPILWADFSQTFLKGALSGYVIGCGAAFLMAIAVDRYEFLRLGLLPVGNFVAALPIVGTAPILVMWFGFDWQSKAAVVVVMVFFPVLVNTVAGLRETTAMQRDLMETYAASYWQSFFKLRLPAAMPFIFNGLKISTTLALIGAIVAEFFGSPTVGMGFRISTSVGQLALDMVWAEIVVAALAGSLFYGCVAMIEKTVTFWHPSQRG, from the coding sequence ATGATGTTGTTGGGGCTGGCTCTTTTGGTCTGGGTTGGAGGTTGGTGGTTAAATGCGCGACTGGCGGAGGGGCCATATGCGGGGATGCGTGTCGTGCAACTGGCAGTGCCAGTGATTTTTGGCGTGACCATTCTGTTCGTTTGGGAACTGGTTGTACGCGGGCTGGAGGTGCCTTTGGTCATCCTGCCGCCGCCCTCGATGATTGCCGAGCGGTTCGGGGCGTCTATCCCGATCCTGTGGGCCGATTTCTCGCAGACCTTCCTGAAAGGCGCGCTTAGTGGCTATGTCATCGGCTGTGGCGCGGCGTTCCTGATGGCGATTGCCGTGGATCGGTACGAGTTCCTGCGTCTGGGGCTGCTGCCGGTGGGGAACTTTGTTGCCGCACTTCCCATCGTTGGCACCGCGCCCATTCTGGTGATGTGGTTCGGTTTTGACTGGCAGTCGAAGGCGGCCGTTGTGGTGGTCATGGTGTTCTTCCCGGTGCTGGTGAACACGGTGGCCGGTCTGCGTGAAACAACAGCGATGCAGCGCGACCTGATGGAGACCTATGCCGCGAGCTATTGGCAGAGCTTTTTCAAGCTGCGCCTGCCCGCGGCGATGCCGTTTATCTTCAATGGGCTCAAGATCTCGACAACGCTGGCGCTGATCGGGGCGATTGTTGCCGAATTTTTCGGCTCGCCCACCGTGGGCATGGGGTTCCGTATCTCGACCAGCGTGGGACAACTTGCGCTGGACATGGTCTGGGCCGAGATTGTGGTGGCCGCATTGGCCGGTTCACTGTTTTATGGCTGTGTCGCGATGATCGAAAAAACGGTGACCTTCTGGCACCCGTCGCAGAGAGGGTAA
- a CDS encoding ABC transporter permease, which yields MKSIFAVLTVVAAIIVLWYAACVPMNIKGVLVEVERAGAEVQPPSAKDRRDMGELGLVIDNGFAIPATWEQDRPRLPAPHQVATELWNTTVGKKITSKRSLIYHGWVTLSATLLGFAIGTGLGILLAVGIVHSKVMDMSVMPWAIVSQTIPIIALAPMIIVVLYSVGVQGIIPKAVISAYLSFFPVVVGMVKGLRSPDHMQLDLLRTYNASQSQGFWKLRLPASMPYLFASLKIGIAASLVGAIVGELPTGAVAGLGARLLAGSYYGQTVQIWSALFAAAILAACLVALLGLIERMVLKRMGIAS from the coding sequence ATGAAATCTATCTTTGCTGTTCTCACCGTTGTCGCTGCTATTATTGTACTGTGGTACGCTGCTTGTGTACCGATGAACATCAAGGGCGTTCTGGTTGAGGTCGAGCGCGCAGGCGCCGAGGTGCAGCCGCCCTCCGCCAAGGATCGCCGGGACATGGGCGAGTTGGGTCTGGTGATCGACAACGGCTTTGCCATCCCCGCAACCTGGGAGCAGGACCGTCCCCGACTACCCGCGCCGCATCAGGTGGCGACCGAGTTGTGGAACACCACGGTGGGCAAAAAGATCACCTCGAAACGGTCGCTGATTTATCACGGCTGGGTGACTTTGAGCGCCACGCTTTTGGGTTTTGCCATCGGTACGGGGCTGGGCATTCTGCTGGCCGTGGGGATCGTGCATTCCAAGGTGATGGACATGTCGGTGATGCCGTGGGCCATTGTCAGCCAGACCATTCCGATCATCGCTTTGGCGCCGATGATCATCGTGGTGCTGTATTCCGTGGGGGTACAAGGGATCATCCCCAAGGCGGTGATCTCGGCCTATCTGAGTTTCTTCCCGGTCGTGGTCGGCATGGTGAAGGGGCTACGCAGCCCGGATCACATGCAGCTGGATCTGTTGCGAACCTATAATGCTTCGCAATCCCAAGGCTTCTGGAAGCTGCGTCTGCCGGCCTCGATGCCTTATCTCTTTGCCTCGCTCAAGATCGGTATCGCCGCCTCGCTGGTGGGGGCCATCGTGGGTGAACTGCCGACAGGGGCCGTGGCCGGTTTGGGCGCGCGTCTGCTGGCGGGGAGCTACTATGGTCAGACAGTGCAGATCTGGTCGGCGCTCTTTGCTGCTGCCATTCTTGCCGCTTGTCTGGTGGCCTTGTTGGGGTTGATCGAACGGATGGTACTGAAACGGATGGGGATCGCGTCATGA
- a CDS encoding ABC transporter ATP-binding protein, with the protein MTTNGQTVIEANNLDLTFQTNDGPVHALKDVNLQIDKGDFVSFIGPSGCGKTTFLRCIAALETPTGGSLSVNGMTPDEARRNRAYGYVFQAAGLYPWRTIAKNIKLPLEIMGYSKSDQDKRVNEVLELVDLAGFGGKYPWQLSGGMQQRASIARALAFDADILLMDEPFGALDEIVRDHLNEQLLQLWARTDKTIGFVTHSIPEAVYLSTKIVVMSPRPGRITDVIESPLPKERPLDIRDTPEFIEVAHRVREGLRAGHADD; encoded by the coding sequence ATGACGACCAACGGCCAGACCGTTATCGAGGCAAACAACCTGGATCTGACGTTTCAAACCAACGACGGCCCGGTGCATGCGCTCAAGGATGTGAACCTGCAGATCGACAAGGGCGATTTCGTCAGTTTCATCGGTCCCTCGGGCTGCGGCAAGACCACGTTCCTGCGGTGCATCGCTGCTCTGGAAACCCCCACGGGCGGCAGCCTGAGCGTCAACGGCATGACCCCGGACGAAGCGCGGCGCAATCGGGCCTATGGCTATGTGTTCCAGGCGGCGGGTCTGTACCCGTGGCGCACGATTGCCAAGAACATCAAACTGCCGCTTGAGATCATGGGATATTCCAAGTCCGATCAGGATAAGCGCGTGAACGAAGTGCTGGAACTTGTTGATTTAGCTGGGTTTGGTGGCAAGTACCCCTGGCAGTTGTCAGGGGGTATGCAGCAGCGTGCCTCTATCGCGCGGGCGCTGGCCTTTGACGCCGATATCCTGCTGATGGACGAGCCGTTCGGGGCGCTGGATGAGATCGTGCGCGATCACCTCAACGAGCAATTGCTGCAGCTGTGGGCGCGCACCGACAAGACCATCGGTTTTGTCACACACTCGATCCCCGAGGCGGTTTATCTGTCGACCAAGATCGTGGTGATGAGCCCGCGTCCGGGTCGGATCACGGATGTGATAGAGAGCCCACTGCCCAAGGAACGCCCCCTGGACATTCGTGACACGCCCGAGTTCATCGAGGTGGCGCATCGGGTGCGCGAGGGCCTGCGGGCGGGGCATGCCGATGACTGA